The DNA sequence TTGAGAGGATCGCActggatgaagatgatgataagTAAGTCGACCCTTGTGCGTTTCCATTATTTCGAGTGTCACagaatcagtttgttttcaagGTCACGTTGAGTAAAGATCTAAACGTTGTGGAAACCAGTTTTATGGTTGCACTATAAAAGGCACAAACCCTCTTCAAttggctttgtttttgtgtctcacACCCACTACCCACTATCATTATTTCATGTTAGGCCCATATTATAAGTACTTTGCCATTATCACAACAGTTtatccaaaaaagaaaaatagccCCTTGAACTTCAACcctaatttaaaaacatgctcTGAagtattaaaaagaaaagtatagaaaatgatttacagtagaacaaaacaaaatagtttAGGTCTTCACATTCTGccttatttgttgttgttgatatacattcacattcatacatGAGGTGTGATCCATCATCACGTCACCGGACGTCTCTGTGATTCCTTCCTCCTCAGGTTAATTGTGCGCAGTGGAAACAGTTCCCTGTCTTCACCGCTCTTCGACTCAGACCTGGATGACGTCCCAGAGCGTGGGTTGCTCAGCGAGAGCTCCACGCTGTACCTGGAGCTCACAGCGGactcttcctccatccctctgcttCTGGCTCTGCGATACGAGGGTGAGACACTTTTAAGTACTCAGCTCTGTGTCCTTATTCTCCACCACAAGGTATTTTCCACATTCCAGAATCACCAGAACCACCCAGTTACTCAAAAGCCTCTTACGTGATCACTTGTTCCCCAAAAATCCCTTTCAAGGTCGACCTTTCTAATCATGTTAAGTTAGATGTAACTTAGTTATATAAGGTTTAATCATTGATGCTATGTATAACACCTTCGGTGAGAATGGACTTTAATAAGCAATAGCCTTCTTCCCattagtttgttgttgtgtgtaatGGGGCCATAATGAGCCACATGAGTGCTCACAGTCTGCTGACGCTTCAGTGGGATTTATTTTAGGATTTCAAGATGCTCAGTGCTTCAGCGTTTAGCCTCTTATGGCTTCTACTCGCCAAGAGGGCTTAAGATTTTCAGGTCACCCCGAGCGAAAAGCTAAACTGCTCCCACATCAGTTAAATGGATATGGTTTCCTAATGTGGTCAAACAGGAGAACAAGTACTAGAATAAACTAAATGTATATCGGTAATAAAGAACCACTTTTTGTGATCAGTATATGCTTGCACATAATGTGACTAATTACTTGTGTTTCTCAAGCTTTCGATGATGAGCACTGCTGGGAGCCGTACATGCCCCATGGGAATTTCAGCAGCAGCGACATCACGTATCAGCTCGGCACCACTGTTACCTTCACCTGCTCTCAAGGCTTCGTCATGGAACAAGGCTCAGGGTCGATCGAGTGTGTCGACCCCAGCAGCCCCCACTGGAACGACAGCGAACCTGTGTGCAGAGGTTagtctctatctatctatctatctatctatctatctatctatctatctatctatctatctatctatctatctatctatcgacTGATCTATCTATCGActgatctatctatctatctatctctctgtctgtctgtctgtctgtctgtctgtctatctatctacctatctatctatctgtctatctctctgtctatccatccatccatttatctctctctctctctctctctctctctatctatatataaatataattgagTTTTTGTAAAAAGAAATTTAACCTAAATCTGCAACTAATCCATATTTCCACAAGACAAGTTATTGCATGAAGCGACAAagtaattttctttattaatattcAGACTGAATTGTGTTGATACGAGTGCCAGGAGCATCAAGATGTTGTCGACTGCATGAAGGCTGCAGCCGAGCTGTCTGTgtcatctgctgctgtgaaaactGAGAGTAGCACCGAGACTGTGGCGGATATGAAACTGTCACGGACTTTGGTCAGTGACGGGCTGAAAACACAGGTGTCACAGTTTCAGCcgagctttttaaaaaacatatgtggtgtgtgtgtgtgtgtgaaaaccaCAAGTGGCTCATTCACAGCGAGGTACAGGGAAGTAGGCGTCGTTAACTTGAGTGCTCTGCATGAAGAGGTGAGAGGTTTTCCACAGGGTCTCGAGCATCCACATATGGAGGAGGGCTGAGGAGAGCTTGTGTCTGTGATgagtgttatatatatatatatagatatagatttATGTATAGATATCACCCAAGCAGAGTTGCTCTcaaggaaaatgtgtttcccAGTGTTGAGTCCTGGTGGTCTTCTCCTCCCCAGACCATCTCACTGACATGTTTTTGATAAATGTTACAGTTAAAATGAAAGTAGTGTGTGTAGGACGTTTCTGTCTTAATCCTCTTTTCCTTCACGTCTGTGTGAGCAATCCTGGATTCACTTCCCAACCGAGGCTGATTGCGGTTTCACAGTTTCCTGCCTCGGTTTTAATAGGAAGAGAGTAGCGAGTCCTGGAATTGGATGTGAAGTCAGCAGGATCCTTGAAACAcagtcaaatgaaatgtttcaactctcacagacaaacatgtgGCAGAAGCTCTGCATTtggctcctctctgctgtgtttgttgtcaaggggtgaaagtgtttgtgtgcattcaTCACCCTCCCCGTTCACGTCCTCACCTCAgcgtctctcctctcctcctgttgttTCAGCTCTGTGTGGAGGGGAGTTGACTGAGCCCGCAGGGACCATCCTGTCTCCTGATTGGCCCCAGAGCTACTCCAAGGGGCTTGACTGCGTGTGGCAGATCCATGGAAGTGATGACAAACGCATTCTGCTCGAAGTCCAGATGTGAGTGCTGCGATAAGTAGTTTTTGGCAactgtgttttaataaaacatttgtttattgtgtttttttaactttgtttcaCACTCTGGGAAtcttaaaatgcaaaaattGTTATCACCATCGTACCAGTACTGTGTAGAATAATCGCTTCATGCTGTCAAATGATAACATATGATCACATATTATATGCCAGTTGCAGTTTGATGACACAGTTATATGAATGTGCTAAGATCCTTTCCACCTTTATGGGAACTTGACCACTTGACTTCCAGTGAATTGCTTTAATAGTCGAATTACCATTTAACCTGTTAAATTGATCCTAAGTCATTATGTGTGTACATCAACATGTAATATCTGAAGCAAGTTgaacttttatatttaaaaatatgtagaTAAGTTTGACTGTTCATGGTTTATAAATATGCAAATTGAATCACGTCACtttcaaagaaagagaaagaaaaatggcgTCATGTCGTAGCTTTATATTCAGTAATCCTCAGTTTCTGAATCCTAActtcatttctgttttgttgtattCTTGTCTTTCCTTCTTAAAGCATAAATATCCGCCACACTGACGTGTTGACCGTTTTTGATGGACACGATCTCATGTCTCACGTGATCGGACAGTACCTGGGGTCGCGAGAGCGTTTCCAGCTACTGTCAGGGGGGTCAGTGGTCACCATCCAGTTTCAGAGTGATGCGGATGACTCCAGTTTTATCCTGAGTCAGGGATTCCTCATTCAGTACCGTGGTAAGTAGACTTTAAACCTATAGTAGGCGTTTGAAAAGGTCTGTGTCAAAATTCAACAGGACAATCAAGGCCTGACACTTTGAAAGACAAGATggatttctctgtttgtgtctcgtGCAGAGGTTGAGCCAAACGACACCTGCCCCACCCCCCCTCAAATTGAGTTTGGCTGGATCAGCTCGTCCCACACCTCCCATATGAGAGGCAGTGTGCTGACCTATCAGTGCCAACCAGGATATGACATCAGTGGCTCCGATATCATCACCTGCCAGTGGGACCTGTCCTGGAGCAGCAGTCCGCCTACTTGTGTTAAAGGTGAGACAAGTATTGGATTAATCCCATAGACTTTAAATAAGGATgaacgacatgtctccacttgctcccacgatccagaaatgaagttaATATATAGTCTGCGCAGTAGCAttcagggggtggagccacgGTTGCAAGGTCACGTAGATAAGGGTACATTTCACCTtattttttatagcattaaataactaattaaaacccaatttatcagaaacataatcacttgaacaaacatcagtgggataagaactacctaaaatgacagaaaccatgtgtATACTTTGACTTTATAGTCTggcccatctgctaacatggaggaggcaggatttattacctgtgctgcagccagccaccaggtggcgatttAGACACCtttgaggagcagtcatgtcgtccatctttataaagatctgtgatgtgtgtgtagtAAATGTGTATCTGGAGCCagcagctgcttagcttagcttagcataaagactggaaacaggggggaaCCGTTAGCCCCATAAGCTAACCTGCTGCTGGCTCCAACTTGATATTTACTGGGGAAACAATCTCTCTCCAGAAAAAATATTTcgcaaaatgtcaaactctcCCTTTGACAACACTTGCAGGATCAAGTTTAATGCTGCCATGTGTCCCACTCTGTCCCCTACAGTCCAGCAGTGTCCTGATCCGGGAGAGGTGGTGAACGGTGCTCGCTCTGTGCGCCCTGAAGCCGGTTTCGCGGTGGGAACAGTCGTCCGTTTCTCTTGCAACCAGGGTTACCAGCTGGAGGGCCCCAGCCAGATCTCCTGCCACGGACGAGACACCGGCACACCCAAATGGAGCGACCGCAGCCCGAAGTGTGTCTGTAAGTGTCTTCTCTGAACTCCGCTGTTTATGATGCCCGCTGTCACATTAACTTCAAATACATGACTGTTCCCCACAGTGAAATATGACCCGTGTCCAAACCCCGGAGTCCCTGACAACGGTTATCAGACCTTGTACAAACACAGCTACCAGGCAGGAGAGACGCTGCGTTTCTTCTGTTACGAGGGCTACGAACTTATCGGGGAGGTCATTATCAGCTGTGTTCCCGGACACCCCTCTCAGTGGAACAGCCCGCCACCCTTTTGCAAAGGTAAAAGCTAAAACATtgtttattgtatattgtaCAGTGCTCTGCCCTGGGCCTTCTTTGAACAGTTTATTATGCCAACGTCTCAAGAACGTGTTAGAACAGCTTCGAATTTTGTCGTGAAATgtcaatgtcactgtgacctcatgttcttgtgaaggTGACATATCAAGGATGCCCTGATTataatttggaggtcaaaggtcactgtgacctcacaaaacccttttttacCTCGTGAATATTAAGAATGCCTCAAGAGAATcccttcaaatttggcacaactTAGACTCACTGATGAGAatttgttggtcaaaggtcaaaggtcatggtgacctcacaaaacatttgCTCTTACCTGCCATTTTTTTAGTAAGACAACATAAATATGTTGGGACCCTGAAGGTGCGTTTATTCAATATGTCATGAatcattttgtttctctttttacacATGTCTGATTCACACAGTGGCGTATGAGGAGCTCCTGGATGATCACAAATTAGAAGGTGATTTCTGTTTCTGGCTCATCTGTGATGTGTAAAATATCTGAGGTTGTTCAGACGTGATATATAAATCCACCACAGCTACACTGTTTGGTACCATCTAGTGGTGATATTCAGTACAACACTGTGGTGCACAGATATTTTTGAACGCAGGAACTCTGACAATTAAAAGAGCAATCATCATCTTAAAGTCATCACATGTAATATATGTAATTAATGTATTGAAAATGTAGTTTCTCCAGAATTAGCAGCCtactttttatgttttgtcattttagttttataacCAAATCAATAGTGCGGTCTGAACACCAATAAGAAATCATGTTCTGTATCAGAGGCCTGTTTTACTGACGACCTTTTGATTATTTCACAGTGTCTCAGTCATTCGAGCCGTCCCATCAGATCCTGAGTGAGAACATTGCTTTGGCAATAATTCTGCCAATCATCCTGGTCATCCTCCTGATCGGAGGGATTTATATGTACTACACAAAGTGAGTAACATTGACGTGCATCCATATCAGCTGTAGAGCAACACAGGTCTTACTTTTCAAAGATGACAGCGCTGCAGCCTTTATTCATGAGGtgacatgacattttattttctcacccTCAGCATCTGCAGACTAGAATGGAAGCCGCTCTTCTGGaagtctctgtctcacacacactcctacagtCCCATCACAGTCGAGTCCGATTTCAACAACCCTCTGTACGAGGCAGGGGTAAGTAAAACTAATACTCTCAGTAATTAATACAATTTTCCATCATGAGATCTTATGTTATTTTATGAAAATCTATTTGAAGAGATTTTCTCTATTCTTggtatttttcttctctttcatctgACTGGTTTCTTACTTTGATCGCAGGATACACGGGAGTATGAGGTGTCCATTTAAAGGAGAAAGTGTTTTTGGTGAGAATTAAAAACCACACAAAGATTCAATTCTTTTGGAAGACAAATTCCTTAATATTCTGAGGCCTCATCCCCCCCCTTTATCATATCATTTGAAAGTGTGTCTCAGTTTTACCACCACTGTCTCTCTGGTTTATCAATGGTGGAAGTGCTTTATTTTCATGTGTCGGGGTGGTCTGCCAAACGTGGGTCCTATTTCACGATCCAATTTTCTGTATCATTAGGACTGGTGCCTTAGGAAGGGTAAGAAATtgacaacaaagaaaataatttaaaaaagtgtggGAAGAATAAGAAATGAAGGGGAAAgggagatttatttatttatttcgatAAATCATTTTGAGGCCAAAATATTAGAGAACTTGGCAATACATTATTCGTAACAATCAAAGGTTCCATTCATGAGTATATAATACACGctgaatgtgtttcttttgttttttttagagtGACTcgttttacattttacaaagcGTTGCGGTAAAGAGGAAGAACATTTAAATTTTCATCAAGAGAAAAGTAATGTTCTCTTCttcactttgtctttctctctatgtaacacacacaaattgaatgTAAATATCTGACTTAATATTTATTgaggtttatatatatacttggttctatatatacatatatatacaaacatggCTATATATAAGCCTCATATATACACTTATACGTGGTGGCGGGAggttatatattttcattatatacGTATATATGTATGATGAAAATTCAGTGCCAAAATATAATGTTAAATACTTTAATGTCCTTAAGTGTTTCATCTGTTGTTGCAATAGTGTTTACAAAAgcagtgtttcttttattctttgcTGTTTCTGGAGTGCACTGTCACCCGGTGTCACGTTACATATAAGAAGAGGCGAGGACATGAATGTCATTATGCTTAGAGCATGCACTGATTGTAAATTATATTGCTTCTGCTCAATCTTGCCATTATCATTATAGTTATTGACAGTTATCATTGTTCTCAGATTTGATGTTGTATGCACTATGTTGATGAAAACTTGCAAACTTGGCTGCTTGCTGTGAtgcattatgtatttatttacaaacGATTGTTTGGACAGTGGATGTCGTCCCATTCACTGTGACAAATGAAGGATCTTTGGAGACTGTTGCTTTGTAGACTAAATTCTTCTCTTATCATCGGTAGCATTTTTTTGCTTCATATATGAAATACACTCTTTTGAAGGCAGTGGATTATTTGCTGAACTGGAAATAAAGTCTCTGTTGAATGGTGTAaaacttttcttgttttttcaatATAACCCGGTTGCATCTATACTATTCATTATATGCATCATGCCTTGTCGCAATACACATAATTTAACTCataaaatggaaagaatattaGAGTGTtgttatacattttattgataATTTTGAACGTCTTTGATTGTGAAGTCTTCAAACCTTCTAATTTTCCATAATAATACCAGTATTGATGTTCCTGTTGTTATTAATAATCAGTcaatatatgtttgtgtgtacagaGATAAACATCTGTGCTGATACATCGGTGCTTATATAGTTTTCCAGTCACAAGTCATCATCATTCTTATTTTTATCGAGGATGACGCAggttttttaaaggtttattcTTCTGATAATCAAAGTGAACTTTAGCAGAACGAAACTGCATTTCTCCCCCAGCTCcatgtgcaaatataaaaaggcaagTAACTCAACACAGCAAACATTTGCACGTCATCTCACAGTGGTGGGATTACTGCACAGAGTGACAGTAAACGTAGACTTGACACTGGTGAATATTAATATggtgcacacacaaaaatatataaaaaaaatagactATGAGGGGagggttatttatttatgtatttatttatttaactggcGTATTTTTGTGGTTCGCCTGTGTGACCATCAGAAGGCAGTAAACACACGAATGTAAACGTAGTGATGCAGTTCCAGGCTGTGGCCACCGAGGGGCAATGCCCTGCAAACACCACTTTGAAGAACGTAGAAGAAAGAGAGCAGCGGAAGTAGACGCTCCGGTTTCGTTTCCGATTGACCCACTTAGCTCCTCACGTTAGCATCTGTTATTAACCCGTGTGTCACACAATGGACTCGGCGGATTTTGTACCTTGCGTGTTTTCTCCACAGCCGCTTTTCTGATTCCTCCCCCCCCGGGTGGTGACAGGAGACGAGCGGGCGTCGTCGGCCTGAAGCGCGGCGAAGCGGACTAGCTGTTGTTAGCCACTTTGATTTAGCTGCGATTAAAATGAGCTGTCAAACGGCGGCTGGGTCGTAAACTTTTCCCGTTTCTTCGCATTGGCCGCTGACTTGGATTTATCTCGGCTCGGACCGGCTCAGCTCCGCGGCTCCTCTTGGATGTTCAGTGTGGTGAGTACAGTTCTGATTCAAGCTAGCTCTCGTGTTTACTTCGCTTTACTTGGCTTTTGTGTGCCGCCGGTGCGTTCGTCTGTCATCGCAGGAAATGGACGCGAGGCAGTCACAGCACGCGACGCCACTGCGGGACGagttgttgtttattgtgtaaGATTGTGTTTACGAGTTGTGAGCCGTTCAGAAACGAGCGCTTCCTGTATCTCGGTCGCATCAGGGCTTGGAAGGAAGGGCTCGCCGCTGACGCACTTCGCACGCCAGGGGAACAACGTAGTGAGCTTCATGTCGTCATTTGTTTCCTTAAAAGCTGGTCCAGGGCTTCATTCATCTTTAACAGCCCGTAGTGGGTCTCAAGATCTACTCTATTGTC is a window from the Hippoglossus hippoglossus isolate fHipHip1 chromosome 8, fHipHip1.pri, whole genome shotgun sequence genome containing:
- the sez6l2 gene encoding seizure protein 6 homolog isoform X3, whose amino-acid sequence is MSVKQACIFLKGAPRRTRALTHDEIEELREAFVEFDKDKDGFISCKDLGNLMRTMGYMPTEMELIELSQNINMNLGGRVDFEDFVELMTPKLLAETAGMIGLKELKEAFREFDMDGDGSITSEELRHAMVKLLGEQTSKNEIDAVVREADNNGDGTVDFEGHSVSSKAMGFTRFAVMLYVTMMHLVSGMRFMTPEPDAPPTLAPDSPADLIHAALQSKEYLGRASAAAGTTTNPTQAVPGLGRSESAATAMSPGLLTTALSSSSAAGQTGSRHSLSLLPIEEETTTTLITTTTITTMHMPVQCNATLSAMEDVVESPDPASSSSSFAPLECTYSITVYAGYGVEIQVRKVNLSKEESLTIMGHGGTAPELLANETLMREGQVIRSTTNQVYIHYRSLRQTNHGTFSLHYQAFLLSCPFPLSPEGGGVTVTDIHPGGQAHFHCDSGFQVRGHEVSTCVNTTQPRWSTPEPHCVAVSCGGWIRNATVGRILSPPPTSVSNHSNVNNLSCHWLIEAKEGHKLHLHFERIALDEDDDKLIVRSGNSSLSSPLFDSDLDDVPERGLLSESSTLYLELTADSSSIPLLLALRYEAFDDEHCWEPYMPHGNFSSSDITYQLGTTVTFTCSQGFVMEQGSGSIECVDPSSPHWNDSEPVCRALCGGELTEPAGTILSPDWPQSYSKGLDCVWQIHGSDDKRILLEVQIINIRHTDVLTVFDGHDLMSHVIGQYLGSRERFQLLSGGSVVTIQFQSDADDSSFILSQGFLIQYREVEPNDTCPTPPQIEFGWISSSHTSHMRGSVLTYQCQPGYDISGSDIITCQWDLSWSSSPPTCVKVQQCPDPGEVVNGARSVRPEAGFAVGTVVRFSCNQGYQLEGPSQISCHGRDTGTPKWSDRSPKCVLKYDPCPNPGVPDNGYQTLYKHSYQAGETLRFFCYEGYELIGEVIISCVPGHPSQWNSPPPFCKVAYEELLDDHKLEVSQSFEPSHQILSENIALAIILPIILVILLIGGIYMYYTNICRLEWKPLFWKSLSHTHSYSPITVESDFNNPLYEAGDTREYEVSI
- the sez6l2 gene encoding seizure protein 6 homolog isoform X1, whose product is MGFTRFAVMLYVTMMHLVSGMRFMTPEPDAPPTLAPDSPADLIHAALQSKEYLGRASAAAGTTTNPTQAVPGLGRSESAATAMSPGLLTTALSSSSAAGQTGSRHSLSLLPIEEETTTTLITTTTITTMHMPVQCNATLSAMEDVVESPDPASSSSSFAPLECTYSITVYAGYGVEIQVRKVNLSKEESLTIMGHGGTAPELLANETLMREGQVIRSTTNQVYIHYRSLRQTNHGTFSLHYQAFLLSCPFPLSPEGGGVTVTDIHPGGQAHFHCDSGFQVRGHEVSTCVNTTQPRWSTPEPHCVAVSCGGWIRNATVGRILSPPPTSVSNHSNVNNLSCHWLIEAKEGHKLHLHFERIALDEDDDKLIVRSGNSSLSSPLFDSDLDDVPERGLLSESSTLYLELTADSSSIPLLLALRYEAFDDEHCWEPYMPHGNFSSSDITYQLGTTVTFTCSQGFVMEQGSGSIECVDPSSPHWNDSEPVCRALCGGELTEPAGTILSPDWPQSYSKGLDCVWQIHGSDDKRILLEVQIINIRHTDVLTVFDGHDLMSHVIGQYLGSRERFQLLSGGSVVTIQFQSDADDSSFILSQGFLIQYREVEPNDTCPTPPQIEFGWISSSHTSHMRGSVLTYQCQPGYDISGSDIITCQWDLSWSSSPPTCVKVQQCPDPGEVVNGARSVRPEAGFAVGTVVRFSCNQGYQLEGPSQISCHGRDTGTPKWSDRSPKCVLKYDPCPNPGVPDNGYQTLYKHSYQAGETLRFFCYEGYELIGEVIISCVPGHPSQWNSPPPFCKVAYEELLDDHKLEVSQSFEPSHQILSENIALAIILPIILVILLIGGIYMYYTNICRLEWKPLFWKSLSHTHSYSPITVESDFNNPLYEAGDTREYEVSI